The following coding sequences are from one Armatimonadota bacterium window:
- a CDS encoding ABC transporter ATP-binding protein, producing MPRLEIRDLTVRFGGLLALDRVGFDVPEGQIVGLIGPNGAGKTTLLNAVSRFVEPEAGSIRFDGREILAASPHEIVGYGIGRTFQGVVLFSTMTVQDTMLVGLHAVARAGLLANALMLPQARREQRKMRDRVREVASLLGLEPVESFPVSALPFAVQKRVDLARALVSLPRLLLLDEPAAGLAPEESQELGALLQRIRDRYGCAMLLVEHDMALVMDICDHIVVLNFGQLIASGRPHVVRSDPAVIEAYLGEAARA from the coding sequence ATGCCGCGCCTTGAGATCCGCGACCTGACCGTGCGCTTCGGCGGACTGCTGGCGTTGGACCGGGTCGGATTCGACGTGCCCGAGGGGCAGATCGTCGGGCTGATCGGACCCAACGGGGCGGGGAAGACGACGCTGCTGAATGCTGTCAGCCGATTCGTCGAGCCGGAGGCGGGGTCGATCCGCTTTGACGGGCGCGAGATTCTGGCTGCATCGCCCCACGAGATCGTCGGGTACGGTATCGGACGCACATTCCAGGGGGTGGTGCTGTTCAGCACCATGACCGTGCAGGACACCATGCTCGTGGGACTGCACGCCGTAGCACGCGCTGGGCTCCTGGCCAACGCGCTAATGCTGCCGCAGGCCCGAAGAGAACAGCGGAAAATGCGGGACCGGGTTCGTGAAGTCGCCTCCCTGCTCGGGCTCGAGCCTGTCGAGTCCTTTCCCGTCAGCGCACTGCCCTTTGCTGTCCAGAAGCGCGTGGACCTGGCCCGGGCGCTGGTCTCGCTCCCCCGGCTGCTGCTCCTTGACGAGCCGGCGGCTGGGTTGGCCCCGGAGGAGAGCCAGGAACTGGGCGCGCTACTTCAACGCATCAGGGATCGATACGGATGCGCGATGCTGTTGGTGGAGCACGACATGGCGCTGGTCATGGACATCTGTGACCACATCGTCGTGCTGAACTTTGGTCAGCTCATTGCCTCAGGTCGTCCGCACGTGGTGCGCTCTGATCCCGCGGTTATCGAGGCCTATCTGGGGGAGGCTGCCCGTGCTTGA
- a CDS encoding branched-chain amino acid ABC transporter permease — protein sequence MSAGALYGLMALGLALIYKTTDIVNFGHGDMAMISTFVAYALLVQLGWPTMLAFAGALAFAVLLGVLIERVVMRPARDRRATVLGLVVATLGLALILNGVAGLVWGHDVKSFPYAVTGPPLRAGNILVPLDQVLNLAVSLGLAAVLYLFFRYSTLGIAMRATISNRTAALLMGIPVNRVFAVSWGIGVGLGAVAGVLATPALFLEPNRMVDLLIKGFAAAVLGGLTSLPGAVLGGLCLGILENLVGAFISIELKATFAFLLIVLVLAIRPQGLLGQAVRKRV from the coding sequence GTGAGCGCGGGCGCGCTGTACGGCCTGATGGCGCTGGGGCTGGCGCTCATCTACAAGACCACTGACATCGTGAACTTCGGCCACGGCGATATGGCCATGATCAGCACGTTCGTAGCGTACGCGCTGCTCGTTCAGCTGGGCTGGCCCACGATGCTGGCGTTTGCCGGCGCGCTGGCCTTCGCCGTGCTGCTCGGCGTCCTCATCGAGCGCGTGGTGATGCGGCCGGCGCGCGACCGGCGGGCCACCGTGCTCGGTCTGGTTGTCGCTACGCTGGGTCTCGCCCTGATCCTCAACGGCGTTGCCGGCCTAGTCTGGGGCCACGACGTGAAGAGTTTCCCCTATGCCGTTACCGGCCCGCCGTTGCGGGCCGGTAACATTCTGGTTCCCCTCGATCAAGTCTTAAACCTTGCCGTGAGCCTGGGCCTGGCCGCCGTCCTCTACCTCTTCTTTAGATACTCCACGCTGGGGATTGCCATGCGGGCGACAATCTCCAACCGCACAGCGGCCTTGCTGATGGGTATCCCTGTGAACCGCGTGTTCGCCGTCAGCTGGGGCATCGGGGTCGGGCTCGGAGCGGTGGCCGGAGTCCTGGCCACGCCCGCGCTATTCCTCGAACCCAACCGCATGGTGGACCTCCTCATCAAGGGATTCGCAGCCGCGGTGCTGGGCGGGCTGACGAGCCTCCCCGGAGCCGTTCTCGGCGGCCTCTGTCTTGGGATTCTTGAGAATCTGGTGGGGGCCTTCATCTCAATTGAGTTGAAAGCCACGTTCGCGTTCCTGCTGATCGTCCTGGTGCTCGCCATCCGCCCCCAGGGATTGCTCGGGCAGGCGGTGAGAAAACGCGTATGA
- a CDS encoding BTAD domain-containing putative transcriptional regulator, whose protein sequence is MRASDLVVRTRLIPPRVRGDLIARPALADRLRRMLDVPLTVIKADAGYGKSTAVAVHLCASPRPYFWYSLSEADADPLLFLLHLIAAFRARLPACGRTALSLLEQEGGAAKLWAPAVDALVNDLLDHLEQDTVFVLDDYHLVDRPQVQAIVERLIEHMPPSLHVVLVTRHSPRLSRLARWRARGDVLEIGRDDLAFTPDEVAELIDRRVSIRLSAEHAQALVAETEGWAIALLMVCQHLQRTGARGVDRLLGRLPDSLPGLFVYLAEDVLMGQPTEIRDFLVGTSVLRRLDAEVCDEVLGRPDSASTLQYLDDHSLFVIHLGNGSYRYHHLFQDFLIRSVGEEQRGVLHRRAAAFYRRRGERDEAIHHLLQAGEHGAAAELLASIASGMIQAGRYETLASWLDRLPESVLAGYPELGISRGDAYRLTSRYQEAVSHYEAAYRAAQASGDPVAQARARQGHALVYLDTVQPVRAEPLLQEARRLVRRAAPDMKPLLLSLLAENRINQGRLPQAARLLGAIKRYGECPVPTGIEIRHTVRTGRLEAAREVLERDLRDDPWGVGQPRMPRSHREPAVLLAWVCALCGDGEAARRYAEWGLQVGRELRSPIVECVALSRLGHAWLAGPDADIGRALDCYRRSLEVAERIGVERFKVESLMGRTIAGCRLGDFALAERDAHAALAILADAGDAYLAGIVRLALGGAAVTCGHAEAAAWLTEAETIGRSCGDFFGPAVAALWQAVLACRHPDWSRFDDACARILAASAAQGYEFLFLEQTLLGPNPLREGLEVLRRARERGVENNYAARLLQKLVERHPEATGTPERRPWWVRLSEGRVPRASSIHVQALGEFRIWLGDREIPRSAWGREKALRLFQILLCHKGRRVRREQAAAALWPEATPREASARLRVTLAAAKRVLRLEQPDRPGDDLSSAVLSDGKALWLNPEIDLRVDADEFTRLVERARGMEARDPDAALEEYRRALRLYQGDFLADCAYEDWAADERERLLSLYLSAGVRVAEFLTDRRRYDEAVHLCQQILERDPCWEDAYYLLMRCHAEQGNRALAMRIYQRCATRLAQDLGVMPSPRTVALRDAIARQRDASSALPGQATRSL, encoded by the coding sequence ATGCGGGCCAGCGACCTGGTTGTTCGGACCAGGCTGATCCCCCCGCGGGTGCGGGGTGATCTCATTGCGCGGCCAGCGCTTGCTGACCGTCTGCGTCGCATGCTGGACGTCCCACTGACGGTGATTAAGGCCGACGCCGGCTACGGAAAGAGCACGGCTGTGGCGGTTCATCTGTGCGCTTCGCCCAGGCCGTACTTCTGGTACAGCCTCTCCGAAGCCGACGCGGACCCGCTGCTCTTTCTCCTCCATCTCATCGCGGCGTTCCGCGCCAGGCTCCCCGCGTGCGGGCGGACGGCGCTGTCGCTGCTCGAGCAGGAGGGCGGCGCAGCGAAACTGTGGGCGCCGGCTGTGGACGCTCTGGTCAACGACCTCCTGGATCATCTGGAACAAGACACCGTGTTTGTCTTAGATGACTACCATCTGGTGGACCGGCCGCAGGTGCAGGCCATCGTGGAGCGCCTGATCGAGCACATGCCGCCCAGCCTGCACGTGGTGCTGGTCACCCGCCACAGCCCTCGTCTGTCGCGCCTGGCCCGGTGGAGGGCCCGAGGCGATGTCCTGGAGATTGGTCGGGACGATCTGGCCTTCACGCCCGACGAGGTCGCCGAGCTGATTGATCGCCGCGTCAGCATCAGGCTGTCGGCGGAGCACGCCCAGGCGCTGGTTGCCGAGACCGAGGGATGGGCGATTGCGCTGCTGATGGTTTGCCAGCATCTTCAGCGCACGGGCGCTAGGGGAGTGGACCGGCTGCTGGGGCGGCTCCCCGACTCGCTGCCCGGTCTGTTCGTCTACCTCGCCGAAGACGTCCTGATGGGTCAGCCGACCGAGATTCGGGACTTCCTGGTCGGGACGTCGGTGCTCAGGCGGCTCGATGCGGAGGTCTGTGACGAGGTCCTGGGCCGTCCCGACAGTGCCTCGACGCTTCAATATCTGGACGACCACTCCCTGTTCGTGATCCACCTCGGCAACGGGAGCTACCGCTACCATCACCTGTTCCAGGATTTCCTGATCAGGAGTGTGGGTGAGGAACAGAGAGGCGTGCTCCATCGCCGCGCCGCCGCGTTCTACCGGCGGCGGGGAGAACGTGACGAGGCCATCCACCACCTCCTGCAGGCCGGAGAGCATGGTGCGGCTGCCGAGCTGCTGGCCAGCATCGCCTCAGGTATGATTCAGGCCGGCCGGTACGAAACTCTGGCGTCGTGGCTTGACCGCCTGCCGGAGTCGGTGCTGGCGGGCTACCCGGAACTGGGAATCAGCCGCGGTGACGCCTACCGGCTCACCAGCCGCTACCAGGAGGCTGTCTCTCACTACGAAGCGGCTTACAGGGCGGCGCAGGCGTCGGGGGATCCTGTGGCACAGGCGCGGGCACGGCAGGGGCATGCCCTTGTGTATCTCGACACCGTCCAGCCGGTGCGGGCCGAGCCGCTGCTGCAGGAGGCTCGCCGGCTGGTCAGGCGGGCAGCTCCTGACATGAAGCCGCTTCTGTTGAGCCTCTTGGCTGAGAACCGGATCAACCAGGGCCGGCTCCCACAGGCGGCACGGTTGCTGGGGGCGATAAAGAGATACGGCGAGTGCCCGGTGCCGACCGGTATCGAGATCCGCCATACCGTCCGGACAGGCCGGCTGGAGGCGGCTCGGGAGGTTCTCGAACGCGATCTGCGCGATGATCCATGGGGGGTGGGCCAGCCCCGCATGCCGCGCTCGCACAGAGAGCCCGCCGTACTCCTGGCGTGGGTGTGCGCACTGTGCGGGGACGGCGAGGCTGCGCGTCGCTATGCCGAGTGGGGATTACAGGTGGGGCGCGAGCTCCGGTCCCCGATCGTCGAGTGCGTGGCGCTCTCCCGCCTCGGCCACGCCTGGCTGGCAGGCCCTGATGCCGACATCGGACGCGCGCTGGACTGCTACCGGCGCTCGCTGGAGGTGGCTGAGCGCATCGGCGTCGAGCGGTTCAAGGTCGAGTCGCTGATGGGTCGCACCATCGCCGGATGTCGGCTGGGCGACTTCGCCTTGGCAGAACGGGATGCCCACGCCGCCCTGGCCATCCTCGCCGACGCCGGCGACGCCTACCTGGCAGGGATTGTCCGGCTCGCCCTCGGCGGCGCTGCCGTGACCTGCGGCCACGCGGAGGCCGCGGCCTGGCTGACCGAGGCAGAAACGATCGGCCGTAGCTGTGGCGACTTCTTCGGTCCTGCGGTGGCAGCCCTCTGGCAGGCGGTTCTGGCCTGCCGCCATCCCGACTGGTCACGCTTCGACGATGCCTGCGCGCGGATCCTCGCGGCGTCAGCGGCACAGGGCTACGAGTTCCTCTTCCTGGAGCAGACGCTGCTCGGTCCAAATCCTCTGCGCGAGGGATTGGAAGTGCTACGGCGGGCGCGGGAGCGGGGTGTGGAGAACAACTACGCCGCACGCCTGCTGCAGAAGCTGGTTGAGCGGCACCCGGAGGCAACGGGAACCCCGGAGCGACGTCCCTGGTGGGTCCGGCTCTCTGAAGGACGGGTACCAAGGGCTTCGTCTATCCACGTACAAGCGCTGGGAGAGTTCCGCATCTGGCTGGGCGACCGCGAGATCCCCAGGTCGGCCTGGGGCCGGGAGAAGGCGCTGCGCCTCTTCCAGATCCTGCTGTGCCACAAGGGCCGGCGGGTCCGGCGGGAGCAGGCGGCCGCCGCCCTGTGGCCAGAGGCTACGCCCAGGGAAGCCTCGGCCCGGCTGAGAGTCACACTCGCGGCCGCGAAGCGCGTCCTGCGCCTGGAGCAGCCAGACCGGCCCGGAGACGATCTATCCTCGGCTGTGCTGTCCGACGGGAAGGCTCTATGGCTCAATCCAGAGATCGACCTCCGAGTCGACGCGGACGAGTTCACGCGGCTCGTCGAGCGGGCCCGGGGCATGGAGGCCCGTGACCCGGATGCAGCTCTCGAAGAGTACCGCAGGGCCCTCCGACTCTATCAGGGCGACTTCCTGGCCGACTGCGCCTATGAGGACTGGGCGGCCGACGAACGGGAGCGGCTGCTGTCACTCTACCTGTCGGCAGGGGTCCGGGTGGCGGAATTCCTTACGGACCGGCGGCGCTACGACGAAGCCGTCCACCTGTGCCAGCAGATCCTGGAACGAGATCCATGCTGGGAGGATGCGTACTACCTCCTGATGCGCTGTCACGCGGAGCAGGGGAACCGCGCCCTGGCCATGCGCATCTATCAGCGATGCGCCACCCGCCTCGCCCAGGACCTTGGGGTGATGCCTTCCCCACGCACCGTGGCGCTGCGCGACGCCATCGCCCGACAACGGGACGCGTCTAGCGCCCTGCCAGGCCAGGCAACCCGTTCCCTGTAG
- a CDS encoding branched-chain amino acid ABC transporter permease yields the protein MKLWPSARLWLAAATAAAVVTAPVLIPGYFLYILTLGTIWAIATIGLNLLTGYAGQISIGHAGFMGIGAYLSAILVIRLGWPFWLALPAAALAAGCVGWLLGVPALRLSGPYLAIATLGFGTAVSQILVKWEPVTGGYMGIKPPPPSFGPWTLTGDAALYYLAVAVLVGMAMLAANLLRGPVGRAFVALRDSEPAAQASGISLSRYKTLAFAISAFYAGIAGSLYGHVVGFISPFDFNLSISIFLLSVIVIGGLASIPGSIVGALVLTVGFQALGAVRDLRQVVYGLALVLMVIFLPGGLWRVPGSLPGLRRLIPARPSGETREEVGHAAP from the coding sequence ATGAAGCTGTGGCCTTCTGCTCGCCTGTGGCTGGCCGCCGCGACGGCGGCGGCTGTGGTGACAGCGCCGGTGCTGATTCCAGGCTATTTCCTCTACATCCTCACCCTGGGGACGATCTGGGCCATCGCCACGATTGGCCTGAATCTGTTGACCGGGTATGCCGGACAGATCTCCATCGGGCATGCTGGCTTCATGGGGATCGGGGCCTACCTCTCGGCCATCTTGGTTATCAGGCTGGGCTGGCCATTCTGGCTCGCTCTGCCGGCTGCTGCCCTGGCTGCCGGCTGCGTCGGATGGCTGCTGGGCGTGCCGGCGTTGCGCCTTTCCGGTCCCTACCTGGCCATTGCCACCCTGGGATTCGGGACCGCGGTCTCCCAGATCCTGGTCAAGTGGGAGCCGGTGACCGGCGGCTACATGGGGATCAAGCCTCCGCCACCATCGTTTGGCCCCTGGACGCTGACCGGCGATGCCGCCCTGTACTACCTGGCAGTGGCTGTCCTGGTGGGGATGGCGATGCTGGCGGCCAACCTCCTGCGCGGCCCGGTCGGCCGTGCCTTTGTGGCCCTGCGCGACAGCGAACCCGCGGCCCAGGCTTCGGGGATCAGCCTGTCACGCTATAAGACCCTCGCGTTCGCTATCAGCGCCTTCTACGCGGGGATCGCAGGATCGCTCTACGGCCACGTGGTCGGGTTCATCAGCCCGTTCGACTTCAACCTGTCTATCTCGATCTTTCTCCTCAGCGTGATCGTGATCGGCGGCCTGGCCTCGATCCCGGGCTCGATCGTGGGCGCCCTGGTCCTGACCGTGGGTTTCCAGGCGCTGGGGGCCGTGCGGGATCTCCGCCAGGTCGTCTACGGGCTCGCCCTGGTGCTGATGGTCATCTTCCTGCCTGGCGGGCTCTGGAGGGTGCCGGGCAGCCTGCCCGGGCTCCGGCGCCTAATTCCCGCCCGGCCTTCGGGCGAGACGCGCGAGGAGGTCGGTCATGCCGCGCCTTGA
- a CDS encoding ABC transporter ATP-binding protein, producing the protein MLDLEAVTAAYGAVVVLAEVSMAVHEGEIVALLGGNGAGKTTALRVISGLLRPRSGTVRFRGARIDGLPPDRIVASGIGHVPEGRLVFPDLTVGENLRMGAYTRRDRGGVRDDLDRVLTHFPILRDRFAQPARTLSGGEQQMLVIARALMARPALLLLDEPSLGLAPRIVRQIFDIVHSINAAGTTVLMVEQNAYLALGLASRAYVLQKGRIRLSGPVADLRRNPEVERLYLGR; encoded by the coding sequence GTGCTTGACCTGGAAGCGGTCACCGCCGCCTACGGCGCCGTGGTGGTCCTCGCAGAGGTCTCGATGGCCGTGCATGAGGGCGAGATCGTAGCCCTCTTGGGAGGCAACGGGGCCGGGAAGACCACGGCGCTGCGGGTCATCTCGGGCCTGCTGCGACCGCGGTCGGGCACCGTGCGATTCCGGGGAGCGCGAATCGACGGCCTGCCCCCCGACCGCATCGTCGCCTCGGGTATAGGGCACGTCCCCGAGGGCCGCCTGGTCTTCCCCGACCTGACCGTGGGCGAGAACCTCCGCATGGGTGCCTACACGCGGCGCGACCGGGGCGGTGTGCGCGACGACCTCGATCGGGTCCTGACCCACTTCCCGATCCTGCGCGATCGGTTCGCCCAGCCGGCGAGGACGCTGTCCGGCGGTGAGCAGCAGATGCTGGTGATTGCACGCGCGCTCATGGCGCGCCCGGCGCTGCTGTTGCTCGATGAGCCCTCCCTGGGTCTGGCGCCGCGGATCGTGCGGCAGATCTTCGACATCGTTCACAGCATCAATGCGGCCGGGACGACCGTGCTGATGGTCGAGCAAAATGCCTATCTTGCGCTGGGCCTGGCCTCCCGGGCGTATGTGCTCCAGAAGGGACGCATCCGGCTGAGCGGTCCGGTCGCTGACCTTCGGCGCAATCCGGAAGTGGAGCGGCTGTATCTCGGACGCTAG